From the Jilunia laotingensis genome, the window GCGCAGACTTTCCCACCGTATGCAGGTGGTAGAGTTGTTATCCCGTTTGCAATTGAATGAATATTTCTGTGGGGAATCGCATTATCTGACTCGGCCTGAGGAATGGCAGAGCTTTGTCGAAGAGCATAAGTCATCTTTGTTGAAAGCCCCTCTTTCGGGTAGTGGTAAAGGGCTGAACTGGTGCAAGGGTATGTTTACTTCTTCCATTTCCGGGTGGTGCAAGCGGATAGCAGCATTGCAGGGTGGGATAATGGCAGAGCCTGTATATGATAAGGTAATAGATTTTGCTATGGAATTCTGTTCGGACGGTTTAGGTAAGGTTCGTTTTGTGGGTTACTCTGTATTTGCCACGAATCGGAGTGGAGCCTATGAAGGCAACGTGTTGCAATCCGACGAGCAGACGAGGCGTGAGCTTTCGGCTTATGTCCCGGGTGAATCGACACTTCGATTGCAGTCGGTGCTTGAAGAAGAATTATCCTTGCGTTTCGGTCGTCATTATGCCGGCTACTTGGGCGTGGATATGATGCTTTGCCGTTTCCCCGGTTCTGCCCCCGAATTCCGAATTCATCCCTGTGTCGAAATCAACCTGCGGATGAATATGGGAGTCGTGGCTCATATGTTGTATGACAGATATGTGGCTCCTTCATCGTGCGGCCGTTTTTCCATTACTTATCATCCGGCTCCCCATGAGGCATTAAAAGACCACGAGCGGATGAGGTCTGAATATCCGTTGGAAATTGAAAACGACAAGATTGTTTCAGGATATCTTCCATTGGTTCCGGTACATAGGTGGACATCGTACGGGGCATTGGTAAAGATTGAAAGGATTTCCTAGCCGATATTACTAAAATCCTTGTACTGCTTTTCCCTCATTCCCATAACGGTCCACTGCCGTTACTGCGAAATATATCTTTTCTGTCCAAGGATAGATGGGGGCATACGTATATTGAGTTCCTCGCACATTTTGCGCAATGATATTTTCCGGGTTCGTTGTATCTACCGGATAAGTATCCGATGCATAAATCACATATCTCGGCATATTCATCCGGTCATTGTCTGTTGCCGCCTGCCAGGTGAGCAATAGGCAACCGTTTCCTTCAGGTGATATTCTTAAGTCGGACGGTGCGGTAGGGGCTTCATTGTCAAGCCACGGCATCGGTGGTTGGAGAGCGGGATATCTGTAAAAGTTCTCTTCCAGCTCATCGTAGATGCCCTGCGTGTTGTCCATCAGATATTGCACGCGATAGTGAGCTTCGCCTGCCAAACCGTGGCTACGGACGAAATTGATTTGGCGGTCGATGTCCTCGCGTATCCAGTTCCCTTCATCGGGGTGAAGGAAATAGATCCCCAAGCCCGGAATCACTTGCCTTCCGTTGCTTTGTTCCTGCCAATCGAGGACGAATGGGTAGAAATTATTCTGCCTGAAATATAACATCGGATAAATCTGATCCTGTATGCCTTCGCCCAACCATCCCTGCGGATCTTGGTAAACGGTGTTGAAGGCATTCCAACCGCGCGAAGAGTAACGTGAGGTATCTTTGTACTTTCCTACCGGGCATGTGCTTACCTTCACCCAAGGTTTTATCTCTTTTACACCTTTATATATATAGCGTACGATATCCGTCAGGTTGTCCCGGCGCCATTGTGCCAAAGAACGTCCTTTGCCATAACGTTTGAAATCATAACTGTCCGGAAAGCGCGGGGCATTTTCGGGGTATCGCAGATAGTCGAAATGTACCCCGTCCACGTCATACCGTGTCACCACCTCCCGTACCAGCTTCATCAGATATTCTTTGGTGGAAGGATGTCCGGGATTGAGGAAGTATTCGTTTTTATATGCGACACAAATCTCCTTTCTCTTCTTCGTGACGGATTGGTTGCCCAGACTCGCTACATGCCTCCGGTTGCCCAAAGGAATGGTCACCATCCATGCGTGGCATTCCATGCCGCGTTTATGGCATTCAAGAACGGCAAATGCCAACGGGTCGTATCCCGGATCACCGCCTGTCTTTCCCGTTAGGATGGAATTGAAAGGCTCGATGGATGACTTGTAGATTACGTCTCCCCGTGTACGTGTTTGGAACAGCACGGTGTTGAAGTTGGCTGCTTTCAACTTATCCAGTATGTCGGTCAGCTCTTTTTGCTGGCGACGAATACTTTCGGGAGTGGTGGTGGCCTTGCTACGAGGCCAGTCCAAGCCATAAACAGCCGTTACCCAGGCGGCACGGACTTCATACTTAGGCTGTGCTGCGGCTGGAATGAGTAAAAATAAGGTGAGCAAGGAAAGAATATATCGTTGCATGGATTAATTTTGTTACTTAGTTCCGCAAAGTTAGTAAAAGTGTCGGTATTCTTGCGCGTTTCGTGAGATTATGTTACATTTGCATGGCTATCTGTTTCATGATTTAGTAATTCATAATAAATAAACCTGTGAAGAAAGTTAGAAAATCAACTTGGGTGACTGTAGCCCTGCTTATCTATGTTTCTGCAACGGCAGCTTATCTACTGCCGCGCAATACAGAGATGGGTGATACAGAGAAATATTTAACCCTTGCAGCTTCGTATGTCATTGTCTTTGTTCTCTGGCTGGTACTGAGGAAAAAAGAAAAGTTACAACAAGAACGCAAGGAGAGGGAACATTATGATAATTTAAAGAAATGAGTGTATGAAGAAAGTTGCATTGATTATTTGTCTGTTGGTGGCATCGTTGGGTGCCAAAGCACAGTTTGAACAAGGAAAGTGGATTGTTAATCCATCGTTGACCGGGCTGGACTTTTCGTATACGAAAAACGATAAAGCAAAATTCGGTGTCGGAGCCCAGGTAGGTACATTTGTGGCAGAAGGCATTGCGTTGATGGTGAATGCCGGAGCAGACTGGAGCAAGCCGATCGATATCTATACCATTGGGGCCGGAGGCCGGTTCTATTTTAATAAAACCGGTATTTATCTGGGAGCCGGTTTCGACCTGAACCGTTACCGATTGAATGGCGGGCATGGTGATACGGATTGGGGACTCGGAGTGGAAGCTGGCTATGCTTTCTTTTTATCACGTACGGTGACTCTTGAACCGGCAGTTTATTATAAATGGCGTTTCAACGACAGTGATCTTTCTAAGTTCGGCATTAAGCTTGGCTTCGGATTCTATTTCTGATAGTCTTCCTTTTGTTAAAAATAGTGCAGTTGATAGGGGACGAAGAACGGAATAATTCAAAAAACATTATTTTTGTTGTCAGTTTATGTAAAACACGAAAGGACAATGAGAAAAAATGCTTTAAGAATTGTGCTGGTTACAGTTGTTGTAGTTCTCTGTCACTGTAATTATTTGAACGCACAAGGTTGGAGTTATCCGACAGAACAGATTCAAGACCTTCCTTATGAAGATGGTATGGGGACAGAAGAAGCTCCTTACCGGATTACTAATGCCCAGCAATTGGCGAACCTGTCTTATTATGTAAATAATGGAGTAGGATACGAAGGGATCTATTTCGCTCTGGCAGCGGACATCGATCTAAACCCGGGTTATACGTTTGGCAAGGACGGGACAATAAGTGGTGGGGATGCACCGCAACAGTGGGTGCCGATCGGTACATATACTGGTTACAATGATAAAGATTTCAAAGGCTCTTTGGATGGGCAAGGGCATACTATCCGTGGAATATATCTCACGTTTCAACAGGATTGTGAGGGGTTGTTTGGAGTGATCAAGAATGGAAATGTCCGGAATTTGACTATTAGCAATTCTCTTATTATAAATAATAACAAGGAGAATATTGAAGGGTATTGTGCCGGATTATTCGCTGGATACGCCCTTGATGTGAATTTTGTAAATTGCCGCAATGAGTCCTCTATCTATGGTAGATCCGATAATTGTGAAAGGTGTGTCATAGGAGGGATTGCCGGTATTTTCTATGCAGGAGACAAGGCGACCGTTTTCAAGGATTGTCATAACAGTGGAAATATTTCAGCAATTGAAGTAGAAAATGGATATAATCCATATCATATCTATACAGGAGGTATTATCGGTCGGGTGATGGGGGGATTTGGAAATATTCATGAAATGTACCGTTGCACTAATTCCGGAGATATCAGCAGTACAGGCATGTCGGGTGGATTGGCAGGTGCTATTGATGGATTTTATGCTTGCTCTAATCTGGATAATACAGGAACAATTTCCGGAGAACTTTATGTAGGAGGAATTTTCGGACAGGGAGGGCATTACTCTGACGGTAAATTGTTGGAGGCATGCACTAATACGGGGCGTGTGTTTTCAAATTTTGCACTAGCTATTGGAGGTATTATAGGCGATGGTGGATATGCTGAAATTATAAACTGCGCGAATAAAGGAGAGATAGAAGTAACGGGAAAACGTTCTGATAACAGGTGTTATACAGGAGGAATTATTGGAAATCCGTATTACAATACAGGGAATGCACCTGTAATCAATTTGACTGGTTGCTATAATTTGGGAAACATTACCATTGACGATGGCCACTGCGGTGGTTTGATAGGTCAGTGCCCGACCTATTCCAAATGTAAGATGGAGAAATGTTACAATGCTGGAATGATTGCCAATCGTAAAGGTACTGCCGGTGGGCTGACTTCTGAGATTTGGAAGGATGGTAGCAGCATAATAAATTGCTATAACACAGGTGATGTAAGCGGGAACATACGCTCTACAGGTGGTTTGGTGGGTGTTTGTTGTTCAGCTTCTGATATAATTTATTGCTATACAACGGGTTCTGTTACTCCTATAGATGACTTTATGGGGCCTGAAGTGGGTGGTTGTGGAAGCGTAATTGGATGTGTAACTCAAATTAATTCAATTCATCACTGCTATTATCTTTCGTCCGAAGATATGCCTGCTATTGGGGTGGATTATGCACACATTCCTGATTCTTCCTTGATGGCAAAAACGGCTGATGACTTTGCCGGTGGCCAAGTTTGCATCTTGTTGAATGACACACAATATCCTACTCCTTGGGGGCAGGAACCGGGTAAGGACCCGACTCCGTTACTGAATGGGAAAGGTAATCCTGAAGTGTCTGGTATCGAAACAATCGAGCAAGGTGAATATAAAGGTGAGACGGTAATATATGATCTGACAGGACGGAAAGTTGAATCGACAAAGGGATTGAAAGGCATTTACATCGTAAACGGGAAAAAAGTTTTGTTTACTGGAGTTATGCCGTGAAGGCTCTTTTATTAGTTTTTATATTTGAAGGAGGACTTTACAGGATCAGGTTTATTGCCGCGTATCTGTAAAGTCCTCCTTTCCTTTTATGATTTCCAAATAACCGTTTTTAATATTGCAACTTCTCTTTGAGGAATTGGCCCGTATAGCTTGCTCCGCATGCAGCGATCTCTTCCGGTGTTCCCGTAGCTACAATGTAGCCTCCTTTATCACCGCCTTCCGGCCCCAAATCGATTATATGGTCGGCACACTTTATCATATCCATATTATGTTCGATGATGATAATGGTATGCCCGCGGCGAATCAATGCATCGAATGCATCCAGTAGTTTGCGGATGTCATGGAAGTGCAGTCCGGTGGTCGGTTCATCAAAGATAAACAGGGTAGGATCGGCCTTTTCCTGACTTAGGTAAAATGCCAGTTTTACACGTTGGTTCTCACCACCAGACAGGGTAGAGGAGGACTGGCCTAATTTGATATACCCCAGGCCGACATCCTGCAAGGGGATTAGTTTCTTGACTATCTTCTTTTGCCCATGTTCGGTGAAGAACTCGATGGCTTGGTTGACGGTCATCTCCAGTACGTCATAGATGTTCTTGTCTTGGAACTTCACTTCCAGTGTGTCTGCTTTGAAACGTTTTCCGTGACAGGACTCACATTCCAGAACCAAGTCCGCCATAAATTGCATTTCGACCGTAATCGTACCGTCACCCTTGCACTCTTCACAACGGCCTCCTTCGCTATTGAAACTGAAGTATCCCGCAGTGTATCCCATCTGTTTGGCTAACGGCTGTTCAGCCCACAGCTTGCGGATTTCATCGTAAGCCTTGATATAGGTCACCGGGTTGGAGCGTGAAGACTTGCCAATCGGGTTCTGGTCTACGAACTCTATGTTTCTAAGGTTTCGGATATCGCCTCCGATGGAGACGAACTCTCCCGGGCGGTCACTGCACTCGTCCAATTCTCTTTTCAGTGCCCGGTAAAAGATATCACGCACCAAGGTGCTTTTTCCCGAACCGGAAACTCCCGTTACTACCGTCATTACATTCAACGGGAAACGGACATCTACTCCCTTCAGGTTATTTTCACGTGCGCCTTTTATTTCGATATAATTATTCCAGGGACGGCGGTTTTCCGGTACGGGAATCTGTTCTTCTCCCAACAGATAGTGTACTGTATGGCTATTACTACCTTTTTTAAGATCTTTCATATCTCCCTGATAAACCACTTCTCCACCGAGCCGTCCGGCATTCGGCCCGATATCGATAATATAATCAGCGGCACGGATGATCTCTTCATCATGTTCCACCACGACAACCGTATTGCCTAACGCCTGCAATTCACGCAAGACATGGATCAGCCGTTCAGTATCTCTGCTATGGAGGCCAATGCTTGGTTCATCCAGAATATAAAGGCTTCCTACCAGGCTGCTACCTAAGGAGGTAGCCAGATTGATGCGTTGGCTCTCACCTCCTGAGAGGGAATTGCTCAGGCGGTTTAGTGTCAGATATCCCAATCCCACATCTATCAGGAAGCGGATACGGCTGTTGATCTCCAATAAAATGCGGCGGGCTACATTCGTATCATGCTCATTCAGCTTCAGCTCATCAAAAAACTTCTTTAATTCCGTGATAGGGAGATCTACTAGTTCGGATATATTTTTTCCGCCTACACGTACATATCCGGCCTCCGGCTTCAATCGTGTACCGTGGCATCTGGGGCAAAGCGTTTTGCCCCTGTATCGAGCCAACATTACGCGGTATTGTATCTTATATTGGTTTTCTTCCAACATTTTAAAGAAGGCATTGATACCTTCAAAGTATTTTGTCCCTTCCCATAGCATACAGCGTTGCTCATCGGTCAGTTCATAGTAAGGGGTGAATATCGGAAGTCCGGCTTTTTCAGCACCGCGGATTACCATGTCTTTCCATTCGCCCATCTTTTCTCCGCGCCAACAGACAATTGCTCCGTCATAAATCGAGAGCGAACGGTTGGGTACTACAAGATGCTCGTCAATTCCGATTACCTTGCCAAAACCTTCGCATTCGGGACAGGCTCCGACAGGAGAGTTGAATGAGAACATCTGGTCGTTCGGTTCTTCAAACGTGATCCCGTCCGCTTCGAACTTGGTGCTGAAAGTATGCAGCCGAGTTGTTCCGTCCGGTAAGTAAAAACGGAGCATGCATGTTCCGTCTCCTTCATACATGGCAGTTTCTGCAGAATCCGTCAAGCGGCTGACAGCATCTTTTGAGTTAGTTACCGACATACGATCGATAAGCAGGTATACCACGTCTTTGGGGGATGGTTTATATTCGTCGATGCGAACCATTTCTCCATTTACTTCAAGACGGTTAAAACCCTGCTTGAGATCCATTTCCAACTGTTCCGTTAGGGTACGTCCTTCATGGAGCAATATCTGTGTAAGTACTGTATACCGTGTCCCTTCGGGATAAGACAGCATGCAGTTCACAATGTCTTCCGGTGAATGTTTCTTCACTTCTTGTCCGCTGACAGGACTGAAAGTCCGTCCTACACGGGCATAAAGCAAACGAAGATATTCGTATATCTCGGTGGATGTTCCAACGGTAGAGCGAGGGTTACGGCTGTTGACCTTTTGCTCGATGGCTATTGCAGGCGGAATGCCTTTGATAAAATCACATTCCGGCTTGCTCATCCGTCCCAGGAATTGGCGGGCATAACTGCTGAGGCTCTCCACATAGCGACGCTGTCCCTCAGCATAAAGCGTGTCGAATGCAAGGGATGACTTGCCTGATCCCGAAAGACCTGTAATGACAACGAGCTTGTTACGGGGAATATCTACGTCGATGTTTTTGAGGTTGTTGACTCTGGCTCCTTTGATGGATATATTTTTATTTTCTGACATATCAGGTTCCTTTCTATAGATGGTCGGCAAAGTTAGCGATTTTATTGCCAGAACGGAGTAAGGAGAGGCTTTCTATACGGGTTAAGATTTGTTATATTTTGAAATAGATTATGACTGCTTGTTAATAAAAGTGGTAATTTAGTCACGATATTTAAATATGATATTGAAAAGGATTGACTCATGAAAAATATTCGGTTCGTTTTCTGTATAGTCATTCTTCTTTTTGCATGTATTTACCCTTCATGGGGCATAGACAAAACAAAGAATCTAAAAATGTTGGCTGACAGTGCTAAAAGTTTGTCAGGTAAGAGTGAATTCGTATCTGTCAACAGAGCTTATATGAATTTGGCTCGGGAGTTGGAAGATACAATGCATATTGAAGCGGCTTATAATGATTTATTCAATCATTATTATCAATTGGGTGAAGTGGACAGTTTGCGAGTTGTCTGCTATGAATTAATGGACTGGTATAAAGGCCATGATAAGTCAAATGACCGCTATCAGATGTGGCGGCAATATATCCAGCGATTGACTGAAAGCGGTAGACAGGATGAAGCCATTGCCGAAACGGATCTCCTCAGTAAAGACGCGGAGAAAAACAATAATTCTTATGGTCATGCATGCAGTGAGATGTGCATCGGCTATAATCATCGTGTATTCAGTAACAACGTAAAGCTCTGTCTGGAATATTATAACAATGCCTTGAAGATATTTGAAGATGCCGGTTATAATGATGATGCCTATGTGGTTTGCCTGAATATTGTGCAGACTTATCTTGCCAGGCAGGAATACGGGGGTGTACAATGTTATCTCGATCGTATGGAAAAGCTCCGGGAAAAAATGAAAACTGCGGGAAAAGATATTCGGGAGAATCTGTACATGCGTTTTCTTCAGTTCAGAGTGATAGCAACATTAGCTCATGAAGGGAAAGTTGCGGCTGATGGATTTATCCGCGAAACTGATAGTTACTATTCGAGCCATCCGGGTTGCGTTGCTAAGGATGCATGGTATGGCTATAAAATCATGTGTTCGCGTACTCTCGGTGATCTGGAAGGGTCATTGAGTTACTTGGACTCATTGATGGATTATCATAAGTCTATTGGTGCTTGCTATCCTGCCAATCTGCTGATGAAAGCACAATATCTTGAAATTGCCGGCCGGTTGAAAGAGGCATGTAAAGAATATGCCAATTATGCACATGTCAATGATTCGGTTCGTTCGGTAGAGTTGGACGACCAATTAAGCAAGTATACGGTGCAGTTCGATGTGAACAAGCTGAAGATGGAAAAACTGGAGTTGAGTGCTGAAGTCAGCCGGAATCGTTTGATTGCCGTGCTTTCGGTGAGTGCATGTATTCTGGTGTTACTTATCATTCTTGCCTATTTTTATATTCGTACATTGTCTATGAATAGGAAACTGGATGCTGCCAATAAAGCAGTTATTAAAGCCAGTCGCATTAAAAGTTCCTTTATTCAACACATTACGCATGAGATTCGTACTCCGCTTAATTCCATTGTAGGATTTTCGTCATTATTGGCGAATGGCGGTACAAGTGAAGAAGAAAACCGGGAATATAGCATGCAAATAGAAGCAAGCAATGCCTATCTGCTCGATCTGGTAAATAATGTAGTGGATATTGCCGATATGGATTCGCAGACTGAGGATATGCCTAGACGCTCTGTCGATGTAGATGCTTGTTGCCGGGAGTGTATTGCTGAAGTACGACCTTCCGTAAAGCCTGAAGTCGAAATGCAATATGAACCTTTGCCTCAACCGGTGACTTTGCAAGCTGTCGGGCCGTGGGTTAAGCGGGTATTGCTGGCTCTTCTCAATAATGCTGCAAAGTTCACTCAATCAGGCTATATACGTCTTCGTTACGAGAACGACAGGCAACATCACTTGGTACGTTTCATCGTGGAAGATTCCGGTCCTGGAATTAGCGAGGAATATAAGGACAGCATTTTCGAACGTTTTGTCAAAGTGGATAATTTCACTCCGGGGACGGGGTTGGGACTTGCCGTAGTGCATCAGATCATGGATATTGTGGATGGGAAGGTCTATTTGGATACAACATATGACGGTGGCGCGCGATTTATCGTTGAATGGCCTGCCGAATAGTTGGAGATAATGCGGATTAT encodes:
- a CDS encoding sensor histidine kinase, producing the protein MKNIRFVFCIVILLFACIYPSWGIDKTKNLKMLADSAKSLSGKSEFVSVNRAYMNLARELEDTMHIEAAYNDLFNHYYQLGEVDSLRVVCYELMDWYKGHDKSNDRYQMWRQYIQRLTESGRQDEAIAETDLLSKDAEKNNNSYGHACSEMCIGYNHRVFSNNVKLCLEYYNNALKIFEDAGYNDDAYVVCLNIVQTYLARQEYGGVQCYLDRMEKLREKMKTAGKDIRENLYMRFLQFRVIATLAHEGKVAADGFIRETDSYYSSHPGCVAKDAWYGYKIMCSRTLGDLEGSLSYLDSLMDYHKSIGACYPANLLMKAQYLEIAGRLKEACKEYANYAHVNDSVRSVELDDQLSKYTVQFDVNKLKMEKLELSAEVSRNRLIAVLSVSACILVLLIILAYFYIRTLSMNRKLDAANKAVIKASRIKSSFIQHITHEIRTPLNSIVGFSSLLANGGTSEEENREYSMQIEASNAYLLDLVNNVVDIADMDSQTEDMPRRSVDVDACCRECIAEVRPSVKPEVEMQYEPLPQPVTLQAVGPWVKRVLLALLNNAAKFTQSGYIRLRYENDRQHHLVRFIVEDSGPGISEEYKDSIFERFVKVDNFTPGTGLGLAVVHQIMDIVDGKVYLDTTYDGGARFIVEWPAE
- the uvrA gene encoding excinuclease ABC subunit UvrA translates to MSENKNISIKGARVNNLKNIDVDIPRNKLVVITGLSGSGKSSLAFDTLYAEGQRRYVESLSSYARQFLGRMSKPECDFIKGIPPAIAIEQKVNSRNPRSTVGTSTEIYEYLRLLYARVGRTFSPVSGQEVKKHSPEDIVNCMLSYPEGTRYTVLTQILLHEGRTLTEQLEMDLKQGFNRLEVNGEMVRIDEYKPSPKDVVYLLIDRMSVTNSKDAVSRLTDSAETAMYEGDGTCMLRFYLPDGTTRLHTFSTKFEADGITFEEPNDQMFSFNSPVGACPECEGFGKVIGIDEHLVVPNRSLSIYDGAIVCWRGEKMGEWKDMVIRGAEKAGLPIFTPYYELTDEQRCMLWEGTKYFEGINAFFKMLEENQYKIQYRVMLARYRGKTLCPRCHGTRLKPEAGYVRVGGKNISELVDLPITELKKFFDELKLNEHDTNVARRILLEINSRIRFLIDVGLGYLTLNRLSNSLSGGESQRINLATSLGSSLVGSLYILDEPSIGLHSRDTERLIHVLRELQALGNTVVVVEHDEEIIRAADYIIDIGPNAGRLGGEVVYQGDMKDLKKGSNSHTVHYLLGEEQIPVPENRRPWNNYIEIKGARENNLKGVDVRFPLNVMTVVTGVSGSGKSTLVRDIFYRALKRELDECSDRPGEFVSIGGDIRNLRNIEFVDQNPIGKSSRSNPVTYIKAYDEIRKLWAEQPLAKQMGYTAGYFSFNSEGGRCEECKGDGTITVEMQFMADLVLECESCHGKRFKADTLEVKFQDKNIYDVLEMTVNQAIEFFTEHGQKKIVKKLIPLQDVGLGYIKLGQSSSTLSGGENQRVKLAFYLSQEKADPTLFIFDEPTTGLHFHDIRKLLDAFDALIRRGHTIIIIEHNMDMIKCADHIIDLGPEGGDKGGYIVATGTPEEIAACGASYTGQFLKEKLQY
- a CDS encoding glycoside hydrolase family 10 protein; its protein translation is MQRYILSLLTLFLLIPAAAQPKYEVRAAWVTAVYGLDWPRSKATTTPESIRRQQKELTDILDKLKAANFNTVLFQTRTRGDVIYKSSIEPFNSILTGKTGGDPGYDPLAFAVLECHKRGMECHAWMVTIPLGNRRHVASLGNQSVTKKRKEICVAYKNEYFLNPGHPSTKEYLMKLVREVVTRYDVDGVHFDYLRYPENAPRFPDSYDFKRYGKGRSLAQWRRDNLTDIVRYIYKGVKEIKPWVKVSTCPVGKYKDTSRYSSRGWNAFNTVYQDPQGWLGEGIQDQIYPMLYFRQNNFYPFVLDWQEQSNGRQVIPGLGIYFLHPDEGNWIREDIDRQINFVRSHGLAGEAHYRVQYLMDNTQGIYDELEENFYRYPALQPPMPWLDNEAPTAPSDLRISPEGNGCLLLTWQAATDNDRMNMPRYVIYASDTYPVDTTNPENIIAQNVRGTQYTYAPIYPWTEKIYFAVTAVDRYGNEGKAVQGF
- a CDS encoding porin family protein yields the protein MKKVALIICLLVASLGAKAQFEQGKWIVNPSLTGLDFSYTKNDKAKFGVGAQVGTFVAEGIALMVNAGADWSKPIDIYTIGAGGRFYFNKTGIYLGAGFDLNRYRLNGGHGDTDWGLGVEAGYAFFLSRTVTLEPAVYYKWRFNDSDLSKFGIKLGFGFYF